From the genome of Methanocorpusculum sp., one region includes:
- the coaBC gene encoding bifunctional phosphopantothenoylcysteine decarboxylase/phosphopantothenate--cysteine ligase CoaBC yields MKRLNNIHIVLGVCGSIAAVETIKLAHELRRRGAKVTGIISPAGCGIIHPDALTYACQNPALTRITGMVEHVKYCGEGGEADLLLIAPATANTVSKIACGIDDTIITTFATTAIGRGLPVVVVPAMHESMYRHPGVRKNLETLKEFGIDVVPPRMEEEKAKIAGIEEICLHVERAVSPKKLAGKRVLISGGSCREELDDVRVLTTRSSGTMAKELALEAFRLGAEVTIVMNPMHGIVPCVKNVPVITAADMHDAVLREAEGADYYLSAAAISDFAPKRVNGKIPSGSEASVTLEPLEKLITKISGKGIKTVGFKLGRDAEEEGLHLLEYDNIVLVLANKPETMGSAFGEYVFLQKDHKETVCGTKDEIAGKVWDVLV; encoded by the coding sequence ATGAAAAGACTCAACAATATCCACATTGTTCTCGGCGTTTGCGGCAGTATTGCCGCTGTTGAGACGATCAAACTCGCTCACGAGCTTAGACGCCGCGGGGCGAAGGTGACCGGCATCATCAGTCCCGCAGGCTGCGGGATAATCCATCCCGATGCGCTGACCTATGCGTGTCAGAATCCTGCCCTGACCAGGATCACCGGCATGGTCGAGCATGTGAAGTACTGCGGCGAAGGAGGCGAAGCGGATCTTCTTCTGATCGCCCCTGCCACAGCGAACACCGTCTCGAAGATCGCCTGCGGTATCGACGACACCATCATCACGACTTTTGCTACCACCGCGATCGGCCGCGGTCTGCCGGTCGTCGTGGTTCCGGCGATGCATGAATCGATGTACCGCCACCCGGGCGTCAGGAAAAATCTGGAGACGCTGAAAGAGTTCGGGATCGATGTCGTCCCCCCCAGAATGGAAGAGGAGAAGGCGAAGATCGCGGGCATCGAAGAGATATGTCTGCATGTCGAGCGGGCCGTTTCTCCCAAGAAGCTTGCCGGTAAACGCGTTCTCATCTCCGGCGGGTCGTGCCGTGAGGAGCTGGACGACGTTCGTGTTCTGACGACGAGATCCAGCGGGACGATGGCAAAAGAGCTTGCGCTTGAGGCGTTCCGTCTCGGCGCCGAGGTCACTATCGTGATGAACCCGATGCACGGCATCGTTCCTTGTGTGAAGAACGTGCCGGTCATCACCGCGGCCGATATGCATGACGCGGTCCTTCGCGAAGCAGAGGGAGCGGATTATTATCTTTCGGCTGCTGCGATCTCCGACTTTGCCCCGAAGAGAGTGAACGGCAAGATTCCAAGCGGCTCAGAGGCGTCCGTAACGCTTGAACCTCTTGAAAAACTGATCACGAAGATCTCAGGCAAGGGAATAAAAACCGTCGGCTTCAAGCTTGGCAGGGATGCAGAAGAGGAGGGACTCCACCTTCTCGAATACGATAATATTGTTCTTGTTCTTGCAAACAAACCTGAGACGATGGGATCTGCCTTTGGCGAATACGTCTTTTTACAAAAAGACCATAAAGAAACGGTGTGCGGAACAAAAGACGAGATCGCAGGGAAAGTATGGGACGTTCTTGTATAA
- a CDS encoding pantoate kinase, with translation MGRSCITFAPGHISGYFKRIDGISVQTTGSLGAGIVIDKGVTVEMHEACKTRIQIGDDHTDDWLIREVLSSLDVTADVRVTVDMPIGAGFGMSAAGLLAAYSAANCVFGLGLTPEDIAAAAHEVEVAHGTGLGDVAAATGGGLVVRTHPGISGVTTRFYPEEEFWTISFGGISTHDVITSHEKMQQVAAAFPEREPTSLAEFMENSASFTEKSGLMPPDLIPVLAACKAAGIPASMTMLGNGVFAVGPAAENVLKQFGEPILLHVSRSGPVILEENHV, from the coding sequence ATGGGACGTTCTTGTATAACATTTGCTCCAGGTCATATCTCAGGCTACTTTAAGCGGATCGACGGTATCTCCGTCCAGACGACAGGCAGTCTCGGCGCCGGGATCGTGATCGACAAAGGCGTCACGGTCGAGATGCATGAAGCATGCAAAACCCGGATCCAGATCGGCGACGACCATACTGACGACTGGCTGATCCGCGAGGTGCTGTCATCTCTCGATGTGACGGCAGACGTGCGGGTCACGGTCGATATGCCGATCGGAGCAGGTTTCGGCATGAGCGCCGCGGGACTTCTTGCGGCGTATTCTGCGGCAAACTGTGTATTTGGCCTCGGCCTCACACCGGAAGATATCGCAGCTGCGGCCCACGAGGTCGAAGTCGCTCACGGAACGGGCCTCGGCGATGTGGCCGCGGCGACCGGCGGCGGTCTTGTCGTCAGAACGCATCCCGGCATTTCGGGCGTAACGACCCGTTTCTATCCGGAAGAAGAGTTCTGGACGATCTCTTTTGGCGGCATCTCCACGCACGACGTCATCACCTCTCATGAGAAGATGCAGCAGGTTGCCGCCGCGTTCCCGGAACGCGAGCCGACGTCCCTTGCAGAGTTCATGGAGAATTCCGCCTCCTTCACGGAAAAGAGCGGGCTTATGCCGCCCGACCTTATCCCGGTGCTTGCCGCCTGTAAAGCGGCAGGGATTCCTGCATCCATGACGATGCTTGGAAACGGCGTCTTTGCCGTCGGTCCCGCGGCTGAAAATGTTTTGAAACAGTTCGGAGAACCGATTCTACTGCATGTCAGCAGATCAGGTCCGGTCATTCTGGAGGAAAACCATGTCTGA
- a CDS encoding 60S ribosomal export protein NMD3, with the protein MSLTQGFCPKCGVPSENGELCGKCRVKDAVWVTIADRAECIVCPTCGSIKTAGIWSDVAVDKEELGQNLVNSVIVFHKDVEEIQKEISIIDTSSNRSLATVHVMGNLYGIALEESKKVKLVWAREQCDRCCRIAGSYYEGVIQVRASGRKPTQFELFRAGEIAYQIEDQLQTAGDRLSFVSDIDETKDGIDIIFGSQSIGASIAHDICGALGGSFTTHPKLVGQKGGINIYRVTYSLRLPRFSRGDIIKHGKEYFEIMRQSKDMLFVLDLMTGQSRAFREDESDPLLGNIHEPETGVVIYKDAGLLGILNLKTEVTEEVAERSWLDTREGDTILFFRDGETLVLVGRDEDQEDFQAIAPEQSE; encoded by the coding sequence ATGAGCCTTACACAAGGATTCTGTCCCAAATGCGGCGTCCCGTCGGAAAACGGCGAGCTTTGCGGAAAATGCCGCGTCAAAGATGCGGTATGGGTCACTATTGCAGATCGAGCGGAGTGTATCGTCTGCCCTACCTGCGGTTCAATAAAAACCGCCGGCATATGGTCCGATGTCGCGGTCGATAAAGAGGAACTCGGTCAGAATCTCGTCAACAGTGTCATCGTTTTCCACAAAGACGTTGAAGAAATCCAAAAAGAGATCAGTATCATAGATACCAGCAGCAACCGGTCACTTGCAACGGTCCATGTTATGGGAAATCTGTACGGCATTGCCCTCGAAGAGAGCAAAAAAGTCAAGCTCGTCTGGGCCCGTGAACAGTGTGACCGCTGCTGCAGGATAGCCGGGAGCTACTATGAAGGCGTGATCCAGGTCCGGGCTTCTGGGAGAAAACCCACCCAGTTCGAGCTGTTCCGTGCAGGAGAGATCGCCTATCAGATAGAAGATCAGCTCCAGACGGCAGGTGACCGGCTCTCGTTCGTTTCGGATATCGACGAGACAAAAGACGGGATCGATATCATCTTCGGTTCCCAGTCCATCGGAGCGTCGATCGCCCATGACATCTGCGGGGCGCTCGGCGGCTCGTTCACCACCCACCCGAAACTCGTCGGACAGAAGGGCGGCATCAATATTTACCGTGTCACCTACTCGCTTCGGCTGCCGCGATTTTCCCGCGGCGACATCATCAAACACGGCAAAGAGTACTTCGAGATCATGCGCCAGTCAAAGGACATGCTGTTCGTACTCGATCTGATGACCGGTCAGTCACGTGCGTTCAGAGAGGATGAGAGCGACCCGCTTCTTGGAAATATTCATGAACCCGAAACAGGCGTCGTCATCTACAAGGATGCCGGACTCTTAGGTATTCTCAATCTCAAGACTGAAGTGACCGAAGAGGTCGCCGAGCGTTCCTGGCTCGATACGAGGGAAGGCGACACGATCCTGTTCTTCCGGGACGGTGAGACGCTGGTTCTGGTGGGAAGAGATGAAGATCAGGAAGATTTCCAAGCGATCGCTCCCGAACAGAGCGAGTGA
- a CDS encoding DUF424 domain-containing protein — translation MYLKIHNIPGQGSILAACDAELLGKTLTSPLCDVEIDSSFYGDTIATEEEFLAALGAVCSANLMGKRVCDIAIKAGLLDLESCLMIAGVPHAQIYGV, via the coding sequence GGTCAGGGAAGCATCCTCGCTGCGTGCGATGCCGAACTCCTGGGAAAAACATTAACCAGTCCTTTATGCGACGTTGAAATAGATTCTTCCTTCTACGGCGATACGATAGCAACCGAAGAGGAATTTCTGGCAGCTCTCGGTGCTGTCTGCAGCGCGAATCTGATGGGCAAACGCGTCTGCGATATAGCGATCAAAGCAGGTCTCCTCGATTTAGAGTCGTGTCTGATGATCGCCGGCGTCCCCCACGCCCAGATATACGGAGTATAA
- a CDS encoding class I SAM-dependent methyltransferase family protein → MKIRKISKRSLPNRASEPWVDTTRRVYCEGEYAFVPVKEGYPFEDEIPDRRPYDGPGYQRMGDTLLLHGDAPTADQLAALIAWENPSCVLHAAAHEGVMRTPKADVLFGQPHDVTFREAGITYTLDPSQVMFSQGNRGEKLRLRSLVRPGERIADMFAGIGYFTLSAALAGGDVHAVEINPVSFAYLQKNIEANGLAGRVIPELGDCREKLTGIYDRILMGHFEAPAFLENALNHAEPGTVLHVHGIGDRKNEISETVEGAGFTYVISEHKVKKYAGRLWHSVWDVKLV, encoded by the coding sequence ATGAAGATCAGGAAGATTTCCAAGCGATCGCTCCCGAACAGAGCGAGTGAACCCTGGGTCGATACGACCCGCCGCGTCTACTGCGAAGGAGAGTATGCCTTCGTTCCGGTGAAGGAAGGGTATCCTTTCGAAGACGAGATCCCTGACCGCCGTCCGTATGACGGCCCGGGGTATCAGCGGATGGGTGACACCCTTCTTCTGCACGGAGACGCCCCGACAGCTGACCAGCTCGCCGCTCTTATCGCATGGGAAAATCCCTCCTGTGTGCTTCATGCCGCAGCCCACGAAGGGGTCATGCGCACGCCGAAAGCCGACGTTCTCTTTGGTCAGCCTCATGACGTGACCTTTCGGGAAGCCGGCATCACCTACACGCTTGACCCCTCGCAGGTGATGTTTTCGCAAGGAAACCGGGGCGAAAAACTCCGTCTCCGTTCTCTCGTGAGACCCGGCGAACGGATCGCCGACATGTTTGCCGGCATCGGCTATTTTACCCTCTCGGCGGCATTGGCCGGAGGTGATGTACATGCAGTGGAGATCAATCCGGTCTCCTTTGCCTATCTGCAGAAAAATATCGAGGCGAATGGCCTCGCCGGCAGGGTCATCCCTGAGTTGGGAGACTGCCGCGAAAAACTCACCGGGATCTATGATAGGATCCTCATGGGTCATTTTGAAGCTCCAGCGTTCCTGGAGAATGCGTTGAACCACGCTGAGCCAGGTACCGTTCTGCATGTTCACGGTATTGGTGACCGGAAAAATGAGATATCCGAGACTGTTGAAGGGGCAGGTTTTACGTATGTTATCAGCGAACATAAAGTAAAGAAATATGCGGGGCGCCTTTGGCACTCGGTCTGGGATGTGAAACTGGTATGA